DNA sequence from the Xyrauchen texanus isolate HMW12.3.18 chromosome 32, RBS_HiC_50CHRs, whole genome shotgun sequence genome:
TTGTGACTTACCCTGCATGCTTATTTTGCAGTCACCAGATAATAACTgcggagatcagcagttacagaaatactcaaaccagcccgtctgacaccaacaatcatccatgcgaatatctaaacagccaatcatgtggcattaatgtagtgcataaaatcatgcagatatatattatgcagtgttgtttctaaaacaagattaaaaaatcttgataaaaaaatatgatcgtacctggtaacatgtgcatgtgatatggctagaaatagcattttagcttagcataatgctgacaatttacacaattaaacactttcttatgatgtgttacattcatacgaccAGAcacagaagtaagtttgaagtaatcttggagcagaagaaatagaaataaatatttcttctgctccaaaattacttcagacttacttctctgtctgctcgtatgaatgtaacacatcataagaaagtttatggattgcataatttatatgtacaaatgttttccatctgaaaggactaaatattaaatgaaacaaatgacaataaaatgcaaagtaatctcttcagtaatcaaaatacatttagaatgtaactgtattctaattaccaattatttaaattgtaactgtagtggaatatagttacttatcttttgtattttaaatatataatcccGTTGTATTCCATTACTCTCCCATCCATGAGTATGTACAGTAGATGTGTTACTCTACTGgtgaaaagagaaaagagaggaAGATAGATTTTCATGTTATCAAGCGTAGTACATCAGACTACATAATGAAATTCAAATAATTGTCTTTCACATTTATAATATCATGACCCCCCCAACAAGctattttaattttcaaaatagcTAGTTTACACTTTCAATAGACCTAATCCTAAACatctaataaaatatatttataaacagattttttGTGTATCTTAGTTTATGGGCAAATAACAATTAGAGGAATTGTTGCTCTAACCTTTGCAgtaaccttttttctttttttacatgttcAAACAATATTCACATATCAGAGACACTAAAAATGCAAATGTATGATAATGTTTTTTATCAACTgtcttttaatttaattctggcTCTTACACCTATGTGCAAATGAGAGAGGataccaatttaaaaaaaaaaaataacaaccaaAGTTAAATTTGGTAACACATGCAAAAAATACACCTTTGAGGTATTTTCAAGTTTGTGGGCCTGAGGCAACTGTTTTTGGTCAAGACATATTAATCAGTGTAGAAAAATCAGTGTAACAAAATGTATCCGTGGAAAACTGATGTCCAAAATCCAAAATCTGAACATCGGACCGAATTGAAgcggacttttattttgaagttataGCGTGAGTCGGAAGGATTGCGGTGTCATAAGGTTGCGTATTTCACTTTGTATGTTGATTACAATATGGCGGAAGGAGAGGAGCCGTAAGTGATATTTTATTCAAACCTGAAAATAAATCCCTCGCAACAGTGCTTTTAGTTTAATCAACAGGACGCAAGAACTTTAACTTGCGTGTAGCAGATCATGAATGAACCTTCTTTTATTCTCTCTTTCTAGGGAGAAGAAAAGAAGGAGAATAGAGGAGCTGAATAAGAAGTTAGTGAAAGACGAGAATTTAGATGTGGCAGCCAGCAGATTTGGGAGGTGTTACTACATGAAATTAAAGCTAACCCAATCGAAAGACCTTGCTTAGATATTGTTACGAATAGCTAACAATATGAGTTAAAATGCCTACTATCTAATCTAGCTAGAAACGCTAGAAGGAGACATTTTGATAAAACCTCCAAGCACTGCTGATTGCACACATGCCATAACCATGTTCTTTCATTACACTTAATATGAGACACCTTGTTTGTATGTATTATTAATCCCACCTTAAGTCACTGCCACCccggacataaaatattgaactATTGCTAATATCGTTTTGGAAAGCTTATTAGGTGATTGTATAATATTTAGATTGTGTTTGCTAAACAACTTACATGATAAGCCGTTATGtaaatcttttttcttcttcttttcattttacaGCATGGTTGTGGATGAAGGTATTGGGGATTGCAATGACTGGCAGGGAAGATGGGACCATGTCAAAAAGTTCTTGGAGAGAGCTGGACCGTTCACTCATCCAGATTTTGAACCCAGCAATGAGGTAGTTTAAATAAttcttaaatgaatattctgggttcaatacaagttaagctcaatcaaaagcatttgtggcatactgttaattaccacaaaaatttagaTTTGGCActcctttaaaaaacaacaaaaagaagcAAAATTCAGTGTTTTGGTGaggaatttacaatggaagtgaatggggccaatttgtaaacattaaaatactcactgtttcaaaagtattgccacaagatgtaaaccgtttttttaaaaagtggcccaagatatgtatcaagcagtcaaagatgtctgtttgtgcatgtttatgtagaaaaacatttaaatctagacaggcaaatgaaggtgtcctgtgtaagtccacttAGGATGAATTTCCCATGACAGGCACATCTTTCTGCTCTTCAACTGTGTGACTGACACAATTTTGTAATATGGgcattgcatatgcagatgtatttggtccttgtaacatcacaagttccacaaattccaaacgagctgtttttgcagcttgatttaaataaatgctctttttctattaagtaggacgttttcagttctgaaacttacagtatgtttttatagtacaatgacctcttatgtcaaaacatcaaggaaaatgttatttctCATGTCATGAAACCTTTAAATGCACTGGATGGGTCCTATTTTAGTTTCATGATTCTAATGCAAGCTAGTCAACTCGAATGTTGCTTATTTCTTTTGCCAAACTATACACGTTTTCTTGCAGTCTCTCCAGTTTTTACTGGACACATGCAAAATTCTGGTTATTGGAGCTGGTGGACTCGGATGTGAACTGCTGAAAGATCTGGTAAAGTCtttgttgttttgtattttccAAACAGGTTcctttgtttgttcctttgttccAGTTTTTTGTAAGACAACTGCCATTTCTGCATACCTCCTTGTAGTTGCTGGAGGCTGATTGCTAGATTAAATGTACATGTAGACAGGCTGGTTGACCTCAGTAAATCTAATCCAagagttttgtttttctgtggtgCAATTTTTGCACCAAGGCCTTGTCAGGTTTTCGACACATTCATGTGGTGGACATGGACACTATTGATGTTTCCAACCTCAACAGACAGTTCCTCTTCAGGTTTGTCATAGTCAACTCTTGTTGCCATTTTTGTACTTATTCAATCATGAGTGCAGAGAGAGGCAtctttttcattctttaaaaaaataaataaaaaaaatgtatggcttGCTGTTTTGTCTGCAGACCTAAAGATGTGGGGCGACCAAAGGCAGAGGTTGCAGCAGACTTCATAAATGGCAGAATAGCAGGATGCAATGTTGTTCCGTATCTTTCTATACAAAGTGTACCGAACTTTGCATAGTTTGTCATTCCTCTAACTTTGGGATGGGCCTTCATTTGTGTGGGATGTTGAAATGTTTCTAAAATGTTCTATATGATATGTGATCTATTGATGTGTGtatcaaaataagtttgtttccCTTAATTATCAATACAGACATTTCACGAAAATCCAGGACTTGGATGACACATTTTACAGGCGTAATTAGAACCTACAAATTTGACTTCCTTATGAAATTGAAGATAAAGTTTCTGATCTTATTCTAGCATGTCAAATAATATGTTGAAAATTTGTAAtcgaaaataattttcatttaacagtttttgttttttattcataaagCTTACATGTAATTCTAATGCTGTGTTACTGCATAGAATTTCATATAGTAGTGTGTGGCCTGGACTCGGTTGTTGCCAGAAGATGGATGAATGGCATGCTGGTATGTGTTTAGTCTCCTGTATAAATCCACAAACTTTGCATGCAAATATATTGAAATAGTGTTCTGTGTATGTCCTTTGAATAAAGTGCTTATATGCTGTGTATGTGCTTATGTTAGAGTTTATGTGTCAGGTTTTCTCTTTGTCAGCTGTCCCTGCTGATCTATGAAGATGGCGTGCTGGAACCCAGCTCCATTATTCCTCTTATAGATGGAGGCACAGAGGGCTTCAAGGGCAATGCTCGAGTCATTCTTCCTGGCATGACAGCTTGCATTGACTGCACCCTGGAGCTCTACCCCCCGCAGGTGTATCACCCTATAGAGCATACTAGGCTTATGTGTTTAAAAGCCAAACCTAAAGTGTGATATTCAGTTTAGCTTAAAGGGATCgttaaccaaaaaatgaaaatggtctaataatttactcgccctcatgccatctccgatgtttatgactttctttcttctgctcaatcaacataaattaagatttttaaaaggatatttcagctctgaaggtcctttcaatccaagtaaatggtgaccagacctttcaaactgtaaaaatcacaaaggcagcaaaaaaagtaatccatactacttcagtggttaaatccatgtcatcagaagcaatatgatgggtatgtgtgagaaacagatcaataattaagtccttttacTATAACTTTgcgctttcactttcacattctgtggggtggagatttattgtaaaaaaaaaaaaaaaggatttaaatattggtctgtttcgcAGCCAAattgattgcatcgcttcagaaaacatgaatttaaccaccgGAACCTTgtggcttacttttatgctgcctttgtgatttttgaagtttcaaggttctggccaccattcatttgctttGAAAGGattttcagagctgaaatattcttctaaaagtcttcatttgtgttgattgagcagaagaaagtaagtcataaacatctgggatggcatgagggcgagtaaattattagaccattttcattttttggtgaactctccctttaaaggtgaagtgtgtaatttctgtggcacTAGTGACACCAAATGGAACTGGAAAAACATGACCGATTGTAAACACATTGGTCGGACTAACAGAGAGTCCCTATCCAAACTCAAACCATTTGTTTAACCAATGTTGTTGGGTCAGCCCGGTCGGGATTCTTAAATaagcagagcaatgttttgatagtgccacagtatTTGCCCTTTTCAGAGGAACTAACCTATGAATGGTTTACTTTAAGTTGGTTCTGCGTACTAAGCTGCAGTaggaggaagtattttaacataaaaaaaaaaaattatgaactttaaattttatatttttaggtTTGTGGGAGTTCTGTTGTTAAGTTgaatattttttgtctttgtgttctCAGATAAATTTCCCAATGTGTACTATCGCCTCTATGCCAAGGTTACCTGAACATTGTGTTGAATACGTCCGCATGCTGCTTTGGCCCAAAGACAAGCCCTTTGGAGGTAAATGAATGCACTTTACCTACATAGTACTGAAGCAGATTTCAAACAGATTGTGTACACTGGGTGCACTGTATTTGATtgcgttttattttttatatgttgtcCTCAGATGATGTTGCCCTAGATGGGGATGACCCTAAGCACATCCAATGGGTGTACCAGAAATCTCTAGAAAGAGCAGCAGAGTTCAACATCACAGGGGTGACTTACAGACTCACCCAGGGTGAGTGAGAGAGACCTGGTCAGTGGGTCTTTATCAGGCACTTTGTAGCACATTGATCACCGAATTGGGCAACTGGTTTGGAAAGGTTTTTTTCCACAAGTGATAATCATTAAAAGTGCCTTAAGTGATGTTAGCTGTTGTGGAACTTCCACCAGacttaaaagaatgttccgggttcaatgcaagttatgctaaatcaacagcatttgtggtcaAATGTTatgctttctttaaaaaaagcaaaaatcaacattacagtgaggcccttacaatggaattgaatggggacaatgaaagtgaacgtggccaatttttggagggtttaaacatagAAATAGGaagcttatacttttataaaagcacttgcagttattcttctgttaaaacttgtgtattatttgaactgtaaagtgaattgtttgtctttttatggtttgttgacaccgtcatggtaacaaagttgtcaaattggctATTACTTTACAGAGAAAAGTTTTGTAAGTGATTCTATCACACTAAATCATATtacacatatcctttatgtcttgtggttataattttgaaaaagtgagtattttaacgtaaaGAATTGTctcccattcacatccattgtaagtgcctcactggaacctcgattgttacttttttttttaaagaa
Encoded proteins:
- the uba3 gene encoding NEDD8-activating enzyme E1 catalytic subunit isoform X2; this translates as MAEGEEPEKKRRRIEELNKNMVVDEGIGDCNDWQGRWDHVKKFLERAGPFTHPDFEPSNESLQFLLDTCKILVIGAGGLGCELLKDLALSGFRHIHVVDMDTIDVSNLNRQFLFRPKDVGRPKAEVAADFINGRIAGCNVVPHFTKIQDLDDTFYRQFHIVVCGLDSVVARRWMNGMLLSLLIYEDGVLEPSSIIPLIDGGTEGFKGNARVILPGMTACIDCTLELYPPQINFPMCTIASMPRLPEHCVEYVRMLLWPKDKPFGDDVALDGDDPKHIQWVYQKSLERAAEFNITGVTYRLTQGVVKRIIPAVASTNAVIAAACATEVFKIASSAYIPLNNYLVFNDVDGLYTYTFEAERKENCSACSQVPQDLPFLPSAKLQEVLDYLIESTSLQMKSPAITTTMDGKNKTLYLQTVASIEERTRPNLSKTLKELGLVNGQELAVADVTTPQTLLFKLIFIS
- the uba3 gene encoding NEDD8-activating enzyme E1 catalytic subunit isoform X3, with the protein product MAEGEEPMVVDEGIGDCNDWQGRWDHVKKFLERAGPFTHPDFEPSNESLQFLLDTCKILVIGAGGLGCELLKDLALSGFRHIHVVDMDTIDVSNLNRQFLFRPKDVGRPKAEVAADFINGRIAGCNVVPHFTKIQDLDDTFYRQFHIVVCGLDSVVARRWMNGMLLSLLIYEDGVLEPSSIIPLIDGGTEGFKGNARVILPGMTACIDCTLELYPPQINFPMCTIASMPRLPEHCVEYVRMLLWPKDKPFGDDVALDGDDPKHIQWVYQKSLERAAEFNITGVTYRLTQGVVKRIIPAVASTNAVIAAACATEVFKIASSAYIPLNNYLVFNDVDGLYTYTFEAERKENCSACSQVPQDLPFLPSAKLQEVLDYLIESTSLQMKSPAITTTMDGKNKTLYLQTVASIEERTRPNLSKTLKELGLVNGQELAVADVTTPQTLLFKLIFIS
- the uba3 gene encoding NEDD8-activating enzyme E1 catalytic subunit isoform X1, which translates into the protein MNLLLFSLSREKKRRRIEELNKNMVVDEGIGDCNDWQGRWDHVKKFLERAGPFTHPDFEPSNESLQFLLDTCKILVIGAGGLGCELLKDLALSGFRHIHVVDMDTIDVSNLNRQFLFRPKDVGRPKAEVAADFINGRIAGCNVVPHFTKIQDLDDTFYRQFHIVVCGLDSVVARRWMNGMLLSLLIYEDGVLEPSSIIPLIDGGTEGFKGNARVILPGMTACIDCTLELYPPQINFPMCTIASMPRLPEHCVEYVRMLLWPKDKPFGDDVALDGDDPKHIQWVYQKSLERAAEFNITGVTYRLTQGVVKRIIPAVASTNAVIAAACATEVFKIASSAYIPLNNYLVFNDVDGLYTYTFEAERKENCSACSQVPQDLPFLPSAKLQEVLDYLIESTSLQMKSPAITTTMDGKNKTLYLQTVASIEERTRPNLSKTLKELGLVNGQELAVADVTTPQTLLFKLIFIS